The segment taatctaataaTTACTCCAATTTGAGCGGTGTATAGCATTGATTTCAAGAATGGATGAACGAAAAGCTGAAATGAAAACAAAGCCACACCATCTTATTTGTTCGCACTTGCATGATCAATAAACAAGGGCAGTGAAAGTTGGAATATGACGTACGGGCAAGGCCAGTGCGAGAGAAGCTTCGTCAATTCCCAAGAATGATGGTGTTATCGTACTTGCGATCGATGATGGAGGAAGCTACACTTGTAACCCAAGGACTAAAAGAAAGGGCCGCCATTTCCAGCAGCTTGAACAACAAAAACTCCAGCTTTTGTAGCAAATAAAAGCTCCGTTTCTAGTACATTGAGGAAGGCAGAAGGACCTGATGGAACGCTAGATGCCCGATGGAGAGgtgtaataaaaagaaaattataaaaaattataaaatctaatttttatctgaactatattaaatattaaattaaaaaataaattaaaaaggctaatattttaaatctataatttgAATTGTGTGACctaaataactttataaaaatagaataaaaactaataaagttTCGTTTCAAATATATCtaatattgaatattaaaattaaaaaaaaaaacaaaatccatgaaACTTAATATGAAAggaagaaactgaaaaaaaaaaaagagattgagtTGTTAAAAGTGAAATTATATAAggattcaaaaaataaatcgagTCAACCTATATCAACTTGCTAATCTACAACTTGgatcatgagatcgggataactccataaaaagtaaattaaaaaaaattatgaacccAATTAAAAACGAATAGaatcaacttgagttaacctgtAAAACTCTTAACTTAAATCacaaaaagtaaattgaaaaaaattacaaagtttaatttccatctaacctaattttaaaaaatttaaaaggattaaaaaaatcaattagaaaaccctataaaaaaaaacttgtatcaaTCGAGGTCAATTTGTTAAACTAGCCATTTAAgtcatgaaattaaattaaatttattaaaaaaattacgaagctcttcttttaataaatcattcaaatctagaaaaaaaaattaatgacaaagtgtacaacttaataaaaaaaaattatgaataacaattgttttggttaaagagtaagattaaaaaaaacaatgttaatataatgattttgttatttttattaaataaataaataaataataatagaagatTCAACGAGTGGCTAAATAATCAGCAACAGCCGCTTATAACACTTGAGAGTTCAGACGTCAGATCCAGTCTCTCTCTCGCCTAGTCAGCAGTCACCAATATTTTTCCACAGCGGATTCCACTCCCTGTCACTGGGCAGTGGTCCTTCGACACGACTCTTGTCAGTCCACTACTCGCTTCAGGCTCAGACTGAACCTCCTGCTACACAGATTCTCCTAGTTGGGTTTTTTTCTACACTCGCTCATTTAACAGGCCGGAACAAAAATATGCTAACTTCATCGCTACCGTCTCTCCTCCTCCTACTCTCTCTATCATCAAGTACAGtacatctgtttttttttttattattgatttatttaactcATCATGATTTGAGTTTGTTTTCAGATTTTTTGAATGTAGCTTTGAGTGATGATGGCGGAGGATTATTCTGTTCTGCTCCTTCAGTATTTGAAACCGAAAcggcctcctcctcctcctccaaacCTCTATATTGGAAAGTCACTAATCCAACGCTCTCTCCTTCTCACCTTCAAGGTCGGTCGGTCAGTttattctctcctctctcaatcttcattttttaattctatcctATTTAAATAGAAATGCATGTAATTCGTTGAATCAAttgcaaataaacaaaaatatgagCGAAATaagtcataaattaattttatttgtaattaaaaaagaaatcagaagTATAGTTAGCTGAagtttttggttatggttaTCCAGACTTGCCAGGTTTCACACGTAGTGTTTATAAAGGAGACCATGCTTTGATAACACCAGAAAGTCATGTATTCAGTCCTTTACCAGGATGGTACTACTTTCatctttgctttgtttttttggattgattgatttatatgaAGAAATCATGTCTTACCACATGTTGGGTGGTGGTTTAGTGAGTCATTCAAATTTATACATGACAGGACAAATACATTGGGGGCATATCTAATTACGCCAGCTATGGGTTCCCACTTTGTGATGTACTTAGTAAAGATGCAAGGTGTGCTCCCTCCTTTCTCACTGACTATCATTGCATTTTACCGGATTGTGTTCAAGTTCTATCTTTATGCACATAGTTTCTTGAATGTTGTTGCCCAACCTTGATATTGGCTTCAGCTGCATACCTTCCTTCTTTGTTGAAATTGGCTATCATCTTTAGATTTTTGCAGAACTCTGTTctcataaaaacataaaaatcagaAACTCTAATCCTGTAGGATTTGTGCAATTGCATTTATTTGATTTGGCTGAGTTTTTCTTCCTCTTGAAAGTGCACGCCACCCTACATGGGTATAGTTGAGGCACTTCTTGTTCTTACTATTTAGAAGCCTTGAAATCTGTGGACTCTCTTCAGCGTGTGATGTGAACCCACTTCCCTCTTACGTATAGTACATGTATGAATCATTCTTCTATGTGACTTTCATGTGAAAAATCTGATGCAGCTTATTATGCTTTTCCACTAATTTGGCTTGCTTGCTTGCTGACATAAGCTCTAACATGTGCAGAAAATTCAAAGTCTGGACTCCCTCCAAATGATGTAGAGAGGCgaggatagtttttttttttttaatgaatttctatTATCAAGGAGTTGATCTGATTACAATCCTGGCTAACCCATACTTCCTAAATCATTAGGTTCTTGTTCGTGGTTCAGGGCTCTGCAACTCTGACTAATGCATCTGGTGCCCACCACCAAATGATGGCAAGTGTGATTTATGAATTTAGGGCGTATGGAAATTAGGAATGCGTGTGGAATTTTGGTAGAGTTgacaaaaaacaagtttgaaATTGAAAGGCAGATTTAGACAATTGATTTCCTTTTCTAAAACCGTGGTTTTAAAATCCCTGGCACTCAGaaccaattatttaaaaacccaaccccccccccccccccccacacacacacacactcgtGTATCTATTTGCTTTAAGAGCTCAACCATGATTTAGATTTTTGGTAGTGTTGATGAAAGGCAGGTTTAAAATCAAAAGGCAAATTTTAGACATTTGGTTTCCTTTTTGAATCATGCTTTTGTAACCCAAGATACTTGGTACCATGTTTTTGAAAGCTCAACCACTCACACATGTACAGATTAGAGAAAGGGAATCCGTATCTGATTTGTTTATGCTGGCTTCAAAATTTTGATGTTATACCTTTTGTTTTATAGGTGGATTCATATGCTTATCTAGCCCCAAATTCCAAACATTCTCTGGAGTGTGATGCATCAGCTACTCTAGTTGTCTTTGAACGCAGGTTCGTTTCTTCTTGAAGTGTGATCGACTGAATGCACAGCTGTCTCACCTTCGCTAttgctttatttaaattttattctgcTTTAAGCATCTTTATGGTGGCATCTAAGTTCATAATATCCAGACATTAATAAGACTGGGAAAGTTGGTGCAGGGCTTATTATTTAGATATCTGTTTGATCAGGCTTGTCAAAAAGATGTCTTTCATTAAGTTTAGTATTTTCTTGCTAGTGCAGTCTAGTTACTATATTGTCCTTAATAATTATGTTTACTAAAAGGGTTTCTTGTCCTGTTAGGTATTCTCCTCTTGAAAATCATTTTACTAAGCAAATTGTTGGTTCAACAGACCAGCAGCCACTTCTTGAAACTCCAGGCGAGGTAcctttcaatttttgtttcttattgttGTAAGGTACTTGGATTTTATGACACAcaaatgtgtttttctttagcaaacaataaatatagaTATACTTATTACTCGTCCTGAGCATATTGTGccgttattattttattaaattttggttAGTCATGTGCACATGCGACAATATTGCTCACTCTATACTTCTTGACAGGTTTTTGAACTCAGAAAGCTTCTGCCTCCATCATTGCCATATGACTTCAATATCCATGTAAGCCTTAATTTGCTTCCTAGCCTTCGATCTTCATACTTTAGTaggttaaaattttgaaaaaatgcCGAGGAACTTATCTTTCTGAGATGCACTTTTTCACAGATTAGTTTAGATTGCTTTCATAGGTAGGGTTTGGAATTGGACAAAATTTGTGTGCACTTATAAGCAATTTTTGGAAATTATACACTCAGATATCTCTGCACACAGTAACTTTGATTAATGAACCTGTTTGGTTGAGTAGCTGTTTTGATCAGCACCTCTACATATCATTTGCATGCTTCCCAGCAATATTTGCACACATGAATCACAATTGATTGGAAGCAATGAGAATGTGGATTGATGATAGAATGAGCTATTTATTTGCCGCACATTTCACCTTGTCAAAAGATTTGGATGCAAGAAGTCCTTACAGAATTAGTTTAATGCTTTAAACATCACACAAGTTGTCGGTTGCAGAGTTAAAAGGGCCAGGAGGGTAGGATCTTCAATATCTCGATGCTTCAAATATTGCACTGTACAATATCTTGACAAGAAATTTAGGATTATGGTGCAGTACTGGAATGTTGTTCTGAAATTGTTAGAAACTCCCAATCCTATGGTTTCAATTCAAGAGTTCTGAATTCCATGCATATAATCACTTGCCATGTGCAGGTTCCTTTTCTCACATCATGTAGGAAACTTCTATGGTAGTATTGATGAAATATTGGATCATAAACATTTCTGACCTGACAAACTTCTGAATTGTTGTGTTCTTTCTAATAAGCTGGATTCTTGGTTGGTATGATTCCCTGTGTGCAGATAATGGATTTTCAACCTGGAGAATTCCTTAATGTGAAGGTATGCTTTCCTTGTTTGGCAATTGAAActccataatttgtttcaagatCTTAGGTTGTAAGTGTTGTTTGTTATATTGTTTCACCACTGTACTGATTGAATTCTTTAGAGGGCCTAAAAATCCAAAGAACGTGAATACCAGTTTTCAAGAAGTCTGAGGTCCAGTCAAATGCTGACATACAGAAGGAACTTATTTTAgggaaataatttaaaatgaactGCCTGTTCATCTTCATGATGCAATAATCTTTGAAGTGTCATGTTTCTCTAACCACATGTGCTCAGTTGTTATGTGAAATTTTGGCTGGCTGACATACAGAAGGAACTTATCAGCTTCTTCTGGCTGATATCCCTTGAATTTGTGATGTGAATTTTGAATAATGTTCCTCGTTTTTCTCACTTGCATGTTTGCTTTGTAGGAGGTGCATTATAATCAGCATGGTTTGCTGCTATTAGAGGGACAGGGTATTTATCGTTTGGGTGATAGCTGGTAAGAATTTTAATCAAGAGTTGTGATTCTCAGATAATTAATGCCATTCTTAAACAATCCCCAGAACCATTTGGTGTTAATGCTTCTATTTAAATGCCTATATGATAGATTCTGAATTTTATTAACATTCTAAAGCACTTTAAAAGTCCTGTTTCCAATGCTATGAAGCTTTTCCATAGAACATTTTTATAAACTGCTTCAAATGTATTAGTCAAAAGATGTGGACCTTTTGTCtacgtaaaaaaaaacaataagaaaaaagataaaagaaaaggaagagaaagggaaaaaggaaaaagaaaaatctgagatttatattcaatatatgatattttgttttcagcTGGGAAGCTCCTTTGTTGGTAAGTATATGCGTGACTGTGCATGCATCTTTAACAATACACTCAAGCTTTAAGTGGGTTCTCAGTGCTTCTGGAACTTCTTTTGTTGAAACATTTCTTTAACTCATTGGTTTATGCTTGCATATGCGGTTCGGTTGTTCCCGCTAGTCTGTTTTCTGCAACTTCTCAAAAAATTTGTTCTTGTAGCTTAACAATATACTTTGTTTTATTACAGGTACCCAGTTCAATCTGGGGATGCCATTTGGATGGCCCCATTTGTACCCCAATGGTGAGAAAAATATAGCCTTCTTTCTCCCTGCAAGCACGAATTTTTATTCCTCCTGCGAACCCAAATCTGATACACAATGATATATTTTGCTACCTTTTCAGGTACGCTGCACTTGGTAAGACCCGTTCACGATATTTGCTGTACAAAGACGTGAATAGGAATCCATTGTAATCAGACGCAGTGAAAAGCCGTCCTTTGGTTTCATTGAGACCTAATTCTAGCAAGGATATATTTACTAATTTCTGAAGCAAAGATCGGCCTTTTAAAGCCTGTAAACATCATTTAGCTGAATGATGGTCATTTTCATGTAGTGAATGGAATCGTGATGGAAGGAATTGAACTTGTAGATCGTATTTGGTAAAAAAGTCGCTGCTCTGTCctgtttaagaaaaacaaaatattctgAATTGCGGGAATGCACCTGTAATTTCAAAGATGGAAATTATTATTAGCTAAAACTAAAATGGTGGTGTTTATACGTAGCATCGtatcacaaaatattattaattattttaatttatctcctaatattttatttattaaaaattaaaaattaaattttataatttgttttctaatctTATAATTTGGGTAATGAGCTTAGCAGATTAATATAGGTaatgttttagtgtttttttttttaattttttttatcatttaatattaaatttattgaaaattaagttttttaacttattttataagGAGTTATCTCGGattgtgaattttttgttattttttaatagattttttttaattttatcttttattaattaaaaatatgaattcaaatttgttttaattttttttttatgagattgttATAATTTAATGATCTAAGTtgtagatttaataaattaatctgggttaatttaatatattattatcttgataattttttttaaaaaaatattattttaaatttttttaaaaatatatttttactaatgGTTTAGATTTAGATTCTCAAACGAACCAAGTTTCATCCTCTCacagtttatattttatattctagaaaaaaatagtaacatcttatttatatttttaaaaaaaaatcgacaagaaAGCAATGTAGCACAAGCATATAATCTAGTTAACATCTAAGAAAGCCCGGTTATGATTCCACCAAAAAGTTGTCTGGAATTCATAGTGAGAGATGGCGACTATCTCAAAACAAAAGCACCGTGAACGTGTTAGCCAGTATATGAGAAACCTGATGGCAAATCCACTAGTTGTCTGTGCGACAAAGATTTTGAGACAGCAAGACATATCTCGATGCTGGTCTTGAAAATTCTGCTATCTGATAAAACATAGTCAATTGGGGAGAAGCATCTCGATTTCTATTTTAATGAAAGGTGATTTCCCCTCATTTTTCTATGTTCGTGGTATAAACTTGCGTGAGTGCCTTCTATCTGTCGGTGCTGAATATTTATCCGTAGAAGACTTTGAATACTGTCAAGCTCTGCAAGAAATACCTCGTAGTTTCTCAATCAGTAACGCCTTCTTAGCACTGTACGATGGATCCGCGGTGGAGTGAAGAGGCGCATGGAGCTCCTTCAATGGAGGGATCTTTGGCAAAAATATAAATCCAGTGGAGATCGTTTAGCACCCAATCATCTCTGGACATGTGAAGATTCTTCTGACCTTTATGATCCCATATGATCATTGGATAAATGTTTCGATAATCACAAGATGATATAGGAACCCAGATTCCTCAGTTTGCTGGGCCAAGAAAAACcactctcaattttttttttcttttttttttttttcatcatgtgACTTGACCAGCCTTTTCGAAATTCTCTTGCATTATTCGGGGGGTCTAGAACTGtgcaaaaacatataaaaaattgtcGTTAGTGACCAAGATAGCAGATCCTTATCTTCCTTCCAGAAAGAGGAACAGCACTAGAAGCCTAATACCACAGTTAAGATGCAGATATTGCCACGTTAATTGAAGCAAGATCGCTAATTTAGTCCCAGAATTTGTGGCCGAGAAGCCAATTGGATGCTGTAGCTAAGCACCATTAGGGAATCTTGGAATCACTTTGATTTGAGCTAATTTATCAAGATTATCATCAAATGTTGTGTTTAACCTTTCAAAGGCCAGCATCCTCGCACCCCAACAACATGATGATGGGCATAGATTTTAGAAAAGGACTGGTTCATAGGCTGCCACATGGCACTTGATAGACCACCTAGGAATAAACCCAAGAAATCGCCATTGGTGAAATGAGAACTAGCACACTCATGGAGTAGCATTTTATAGCACCACCACCGTCCCATTCCCTTCACCACTCATTTCTCCATTTTCCCCCCCTCTTTAGGACTCTCAACTTACAGAGTGGGATGCCccgttttaaatatttttcatcgaaaagtattttaatataaccGTTATTATAACATCAAATGAATTTATGAAGatttaattttgagaagatatAGCTCAAatgattagattttaaatttagtttttagagATTATTGGTCCAAATTCTATAAACTTTAGAATTATTGAACgtttacatgattattaatttcagaatccgtgtaattaattgaaatacatGCAAGCTAACTTAGATActcaatttaatctaaaaaaaattgtagagaTTTATTTGTAAGCTTTGTTGTAGaacatttcatttctttcttgaaGTCAATTATATATCAGATCTCATTCGAGGATTCCAATCCACCTTTTGCTTGCTAGCTTTATTTTAgaacatttcatttcatttcaggGTTAGAAAAGATGCTATGTAGTAGCACAGTACAAAGGAGAGGGAATTAAACAGAGGAAAGTCAAGtctcatcatttattttatcaatcacCAATTAAAGTAAAACcatgtttaattata is part of the Populus nigra chromosome 8, ddPopNigr1.1, whole genome shotgun sequence genome and harbors:
- the LOC133702084 gene encoding (S)-ureidoglycine aminohydrolase; amino-acid sequence: MLTSSLPSLLLLLSLSSTLSDDGGGLFCSAPSVFETETASSSSSKPLYWKVTNPTLSPSHLQDLPGFTRSVYKGDHALITPESHVFSPLPGWTNTLGAYLITPAMGSHFVMYLVKMQENSKSGLPPNDVERFLFVVQGSATLTNASGAHHQMMVDSYAYLAPNSKHSLECDASATLVVFERRYSPLENHFTKQIVGSTDQQPLLETPGEVFELRKLLPPSLPYDFNIHIMDFQPGEFLNVKEVHYNQHGLLLLEGQGIYRLGDSWYPVQSGDAIWMAPFVPQWYAALGKTRSRYLLYKDVNRNPL